A single region of the Accipiter gentilis chromosome 6, bAccGen1.1, whole genome shotgun sequence genome encodes:
- the SPTSSB gene encoding serine palmitoyltransferase small subunit B produces MDIKRVKDYIYWLYYQYLLITCSYVLEPWERSMFHTITVTVFAMVVYTAYVFVPIHVRLAFEFFSQIFGSQPESTVSIVN; encoded by the coding sequence ATGGATATTAAGCGTGTGAAGGACTATATCTATTGGCTCTACTACCAGTACCTACTGATCACCTGCAGCTacgtgctggagccctgggaGCGGTCCATGTTCCATACCATCACCGTGACTGTTTTCGCTATGGTGGTGTACACGGCTTATGTCTTCGTCCCCATCCATGTCCGCCTGGCTTTTGAGTTCTTCTCCCAGATCTTCGGAAGCCAGCCCGAAAGCACAGTTTCCATTGTGAACTGA
- the OTOL1 gene encoding otolin-1, with amino-acid sequence MWSSPGPTLAFVMLLVIAVHAAVKVTPAVKYTKTKPLQLVGNGASRTPLTPLTGKSPFAAAPGRAKLPTPSPATQGATTLFPFENYTLDAADFFFNCCDCCPPAAGPWGQLGEQGPPGPKGEKGDAGLQGLPGNPGPQGPKGSKGDRGGKGEQGERGVSGNPGYPGKPGLQGEAGVKGNKGNYGFPGLKGQKGSKGDTCENGTKGEKGDRGDAGDPGVDGEQGDKGEKGDTGEKGYCGEPGGRGAKGERGEGGTKGEKGSKGEMGVEGIQGVDGKQGEKGEQGSKGEKGDLGPAGMTGPSGPKGPAGSKGGRGAPGKKGSRGAKGARGDTAKLLRSAFSAGLSKPFPPPNVPIRFDKILYNDQEDYNPSTGKFNCSVPGAYVFAYHLTVRGRPARVSLVARSRKVAKARETLYGQEIDQASFLTVLKLSAGDQVWLEVARDWNGVYVSAEDDSIFTGFLLYPDVFEILL; translated from the exons ATGTGGAGCTCACCGGGGCCCACCTTGGCATTTGTGATGTTGCTTGTTATCGCTGTGCACGCCGCAGTGAAGGTGACCCCAGCTGTGAAGTACACGAAGACAAAGCCCTTACAGCTGGTGGGCAACGGTGCCTCTCGCACCCCCCTCACCCCTCTCACGGGGAAAAGCCCGTTTGCAGCAGCACCGGGCAGAGCCAAGTTACCCACCCCAAGCCCTGCGACCCAAGGGGCCACCACGCTCTTCCCCTTCGAGAACTACACACTTGACGCAGCCGATTTCTTCTTCAACTGCTGTGACTGCTGCCCTCCTGCCGCAGGGCcctgggggcagctgggagagcagggacCCCCAG GTCCcaagggagagaagggagatgcTGGTCTGCAAGGTCTGCCAGGAAACCCAGGCCCTCAAGGTCCAAAAGGTTCTAAAGGAGACAGAG GAGGCAAAGGGGAGCAAGGCGAGCGAGGAGTAAGTGGAAACCCCGGTTATCCAGGCAAACCTGGGCTGCAAG GTGAAGCTGGAGTAAAAGGCAATAAGGGCAACTATGGCTTCCCTGGACTGAAGGGACAAAAGGGGTCCAAAGGGGACACTTGTGAGAATGGGaccaaaggagaaaagggagataGGGGGGATGCTGGAGACCCGGGAGTGGATGGAGAACAGGGTGACAAAGGGGAAAAGGGAGACACAGGGGAGAAGGGGTACTGCGGGGAGCCAGGGGGAAGAGGTGCgaagggagaaagaggggaaggggggacaaagggagaaaaagggagcAAAGGGGAGATGGGGGTTGAAGGTATTCAGGGGGTGGAtggaaaacagggagaaaagggCGAGCAAGGAAGTAAGGGCGAAAAAGGGGACCTGGGACCCGCTGGCATGACAGGACCTTCTGGGCCCAAGGGGCCTGCTGGCAGCAAGGGGGGCCGAGGGGCTCCGGGAAAGAAAGGCTCCCGTGGGGCGAAGGGTGCCCGAGGGGACACCGCAAAGCTCCTGCGATCAGCGTTCAGTGCTGGCTTGTCCAAGCCCTTCCCTCCACCCAACGTACCCATTAGATTTGACAAGATATTGTACAACGACCAAGAAGATTACAACCCTTCCACTGGGAAATTCAACTGCAGCGTGCCTGGGGCATATGTCTTCGCTTACCACCTGACGGTGAGAGGGCGTCCAGCCCGCGTCAGCCTCGTCGCCCGCAGCAGGAAGGTGGCCAAAGCCCGTGAGACGCTCTACGGCCAGGAGATTGACCAGGCATCCTTCCTGACGGTCCTGAAGCTGAGTGCAGGCGACCAGGTGTGGCTGGAGGTTGCGCGAGACTGGAACGGGGTCTATGTCAGTGCTGAAGACGACAGCATCTTTACGGGGTTTCTTCTGTATCCAGATGTTTTTGAGATCCTGCTATAG